Proteins encoded within one genomic window of Kibdelosporangium phytohabitans:
- a CDS encoding S9 family peptidase — protein MTRETSFLQMQARTQRFTLGTPKEIKVAPDGDRVLFLRSPSGEERRHSLWQLDLATGKESVLADPAVLLADGDEELSAEERARRERSRLQASGIVGNATDAEARIVAFALSGRLYVTDALTGHTRQLDTATPVVDPRPNPTGTHVAYVSGNALRVVNVDGTDDRALAEPEGENRAYGLAEFIAAEEMGRSRGYWWSPDGQRLLVSHTDRSAVHKWHISDPANPAAEAHTVHYPAAGTPNVTVQLVVLGLDGSRVAVDWTGSEYLATVHWSAGGPPLIGVQTRDQRTMQIRAVDPDTGGTKLVHEQTDPHWVDVVAGAPAWTSGGKLVRVVAADDAYRLVVDGDEVTDLPLQVRSVLHVADDVLFTASAEDPAQVHVYRAGSGGVSRLSSVEGVSSATRAGAVTVLTSWRMAATGPEVTVLRDGEPIAKVESLAVTPSLEPKVIRLTLGERKLQGALMFPTGHEPGSGKLPVLLDPYGGPHAQRVLSSRNAYLTSQWLADQGFAVLVIDGRGTPGRGPVWEREIAFDFADVTLIDQVDGLHAAARQYPDLDLSRVGIRGWSYGGYLAALAVLRRPDVFQAAIAGAPVTDWRLYDTHYTERYLGHPDTHPEVYERNSLPADAPNLERSLMIIHGLADDNVVVAHSLRLSAALVAAGRPHTLLPLPNVTHMTPQDETTAENFLLLQTSWLKDALG, from the coding sequence GTGACTCGCGAGACATCATTCCTCCAGATGCAGGCCCGCACCCAACGCTTCACGCTCGGCACACCCAAGGAGATCAAGGTCGCGCCCGACGGCGACCGCGTGTTGTTCCTGCGGTCACCGTCCGGCGAGGAGCGCAGGCACAGTCTCTGGCAGCTCGATCTCGCCACCGGCAAGGAGTCCGTGCTGGCCGATCCCGCCGTGCTGCTGGCCGACGGCGACGAGGAACTGTCCGCCGAGGAACGTGCCCGCCGCGAGCGCAGCAGGCTGCAGGCCAGCGGCATCGTCGGCAACGCGACCGACGCCGAGGCCAGGATTGTCGCGTTCGCCCTGTCCGGGCGCCTCTACGTCACTGACGCGCTGACCGGGCACACGCGGCAGTTGGACACGGCCACGCCGGTGGTCGACCCGCGTCCGAACCCGACGGGCACCCATGTCGCGTACGTGTCCGGCAACGCGCTGCGTGTGGTGAATGTGGACGGTACGGATGACCGCGCGCTCGCCGAGCCGGAAGGCGAGAACCGGGCGTACGGGCTCGCGGAGTTCATCGCGGCCGAGGAGATGGGTCGTTCCCGTGGCTACTGGTGGTCGCCGGACGGGCAACGGCTGCTCGTCAGCCACACCGACCGGTCCGCCGTGCACAAGTGGCACATCTCGGACCCGGCCAACCCCGCCGCGGAGGCGCACACCGTGCACTACCCGGCCGCGGGCACGCCGAATGTCACGGTCCAACTGGTCGTGCTGGGGCTTGACGGCTCCCGTGTCGCGGTGGACTGGACCGGCTCCGAGTATCTGGCGACCGTGCACTGGTCGGCGGGCGGGCCGCCGCTGATCGGGGTGCAGACCCGTGACCAGCGGACCATGCAGATCCGGGCGGTCGACCCGGACACCGGCGGCACCAAGCTCGTGCACGAGCAGACCGACCCGCACTGGGTGGACGTAGTCGCCGGCGCTCCGGCGTGGACCTCCGGCGGCAAGCTGGTCAGGGTTGTCGCCGCGGACGACGCCTACCGGCTCGTCGTGGACGGCGACGAGGTCACCGACCTGCCGTTGCAGGTTCGGTCGGTGCTCCACGTGGCCGACGACGTGCTGTTCACGGCGTCCGCTGAGGACCCCGCGCAGGTGCACGTGTACCGGGCCGGGTCTGGTGGGGTCAGTCGTCTGTCCTCTGTGGAGGGTGTGTCGTCCGCGACGCGGGCAGGCGCTGTCACCGTGCTGACGTCGTGGCGGATGGCGGCGACCGGGCCGGAAGTCACCGTGCTGCGGGACGGTGAGCCGATCGCGAAAGTGGAGTCGCTCGCGGTCACGCCATCGCTGGAACCGAAGGTCATCCGGTTGACGCTCGGCGAGCGAAAACTGCAGGGCGCGTTGATGTTCCCGACTGGGCACGAGCCGGGCAGCGGCAAACTGCCCGTCCTGCTCGACCCGTACGGCGGGCCGCACGCGCAGCGGGTGCTGTCGTCGCGCAACGCCTACCTGACCTCGCAATGGCTGGCGGACCAGGGTTTCGCGGTCCTGGTGATCGACGGCCGCGGCACGCCGGGGCGCGGACCGGTGTGGGAGCGCGAGATCGCGTTCGACTTCGCTGACGTCACCCTGATCGACCAGGTCGACGGCCTGCACGCGGCCGCGCGGCAGTACCCCGACCTGGATCTGTCGCGCGTGGGCATCCGCGGTTGGTCGTACGGCGGGTATCTGGCGGCTCTCGCCGTGTTGCGCCGCCCTGATGTGTTCCAGGCGGCCATCGCGGGCGCACCTGTGACCGACTGGCGGTTGTACGACACGCATTACACCGAGCGTTACCTCGGCCACCCGGACACTCACCCGGAGGTGTACGAGCGCAACTCGTTGCCCGCCGACGCGCCGAACCTGGAGCGGTCGCTCATGATCATCCACGGGCTGGCCGATGACAACGTCGTCGTGGCCCACTCCCTGCGGCTCTCCGCCGCGCTGGTGGCCGCCGGGCGCCCGCACACGCTGTTGCCGTTGCCGAACGTGACGCACATGACACCCCAGGACGAGACCACAGCGGAGAATTTCCTTCTGCTCCAGACATCCTGGCTGAAGGACGCACTTGGGTAA
- a CDS encoding LLM class F420-dependent oxidoreductase, with product MGRWGITLPLTAVPLAEHRDLVRELPDLGYTDVWTAETAGTDAFTPLALAAEWAPELRLGTAIAPVYTRGPGLLAMTAATVAELAPDRFVLGIGTSSPVIVRGWNAQEFTEPYARTRDTLRFLRSAFAGQKVTERYPTFEISKFRLERPPQPPPRIMLAALRPGMLKLARKEADGAITNWLAPSDVPKVRAEVGGGFELVARVFVCPTEDVDAARGLGRLLISSYLTVPVYAAFHDWLGRGEALKPMHEAWAAGDRQRANEVIPDEVVDALIVHGSPRRCREIVAQYVESGLDTPVISVLPTGEDPRKVVRALAPE from the coding sequence ATGGGCCGCTGGGGCATCACGCTGCCGTTGACCGCAGTTCCGCTCGCCGAACACCGCGACCTGGTCAGAGAACTCCCTGACCTCGGCTACACCGACGTGTGGACCGCCGAGACCGCGGGAACGGACGCGTTCACGCCGCTCGCGCTGGCCGCCGAATGGGCGCCCGAACTGCGCCTCGGCACCGCGATCGCCCCCGTGTACACGCGTGGCCCAGGCCTGCTCGCGATGACCGCGGCCACCGTCGCCGAACTCGCGCCGGATCGGTTCGTGCTGGGTATCGGCACGTCGTCGCCGGTGATCGTGCGGGGGTGGAACGCGCAGGAGTTCACCGAACCGTACGCGCGTACTCGGGACACGTTGCGGTTCCTGCGTTCCGCGTTCGCCGGGCAGAAGGTGACCGAGCGCTACCCGACGTTCGAGATCTCCAAGTTCCGCCTGGAGCGCCCGCCGCAGCCGCCGCCGAGGATCATGCTCGCCGCGCTGCGGCCGGGCATGCTCAAGCTGGCACGCAAGGAAGCCGACGGCGCGATCACCAACTGGCTCGCGCCGTCGGATGTGCCGAAGGTGCGGGCCGAGGTCGGCGGCGGTTTCGAACTGGTCGCCAGGGTGTTCGTCTGCCCGACCGAGGACGTGGACGCGGCGCGTGGCCTCGGCAGGCTGCTGATCTCCAGCTACCTGACCGTGCCGGTGTACGCGGCGTTCCACGACTGGCTCGGCCGTGGCGAGGCGTTGAAACCCATGCACGAGGCATGGGCGGCGGGCGACCGGCAGCGGGCCAACGAGGTCATCCCGGACGAGGTGGTCGACGCGCTGATCGTGCACGGCAGCCCGCGACGCTGCCGGGAGATCGTCGCCCAGTATGTCGAGTCCGGTCTGGACACCCCGGTGATCAGCGTGCTGCCGACCGGCGAGGACCCGCGCAAGGTGGTCAGGGCGCTGGCGCCGGAATGA
- a CDS encoding pyridoxal-dependent decarboxylase, whose product MIEPSIQTGVARLCFPRGVPGAVITNGGTESTLLGLLLAKKDAAGAPVRVVCARSARPDVTAAAEQLELPPPVVLDSITQVTGALAELGDASVVVASAGTAGTGSIDPLRDIGRACRLRGSWLHVDAAGGGAALFSDRLRPLLDGLDLADSVTVELPELGASTGLLAVRDVGSLTGVRMMGHPEVAAVFRACRSDIGPAVERRCDTASAVADAVMARPGLTLWDRPALATVVFRPADATDEVVADLAGGGLETTTVDGRLWLRITVTDRPLRDYLELLEPDHVKVMRTTPNDR is encoded by the coding sequence ATGATCGAACCCTCCATCCAGACCGGCGTGGCACGGCTGTGCTTCCCGCGAGGGGTGCCCGGTGCGGTGATCACCAACGGCGGTACCGAGTCCACCCTGCTGGGGCTGTTGCTGGCGAAGAAGGACGCGGCGGGTGCGCCCGTCCGGGTGGTGTGCGCCCGCAGCGCCCGGCCGGACGTCACCGCCGCGGCCGAGCAGCTGGAACTGCCGCCGCCGGTGGTGCTCGACTCGATCACGCAGGTCACCGGTGCGCTCGCCGAACTGGGGGACGCGAGTGTGGTGGTGGCGTCGGCGGGCACGGCCGGCACCGGGTCGATCGATCCGTTGCGGGACATCGGCAGGGCGTGCCGCCTGCGCGGCAGCTGGTTACACGTGGACGCGGCAGGCGGGGGAGCGGCGCTGTTCAGCGATCGGTTGCGGCCCTTGCTCGACGGGCTGGACCTGGCCGACTCGGTGACTGTCGAATTGCCCGAACTGGGAGCTTCGACGGGTTTGCTCGCCGTGCGGGACGTCGGTTCGCTGACGGGTGTGCGGATGATGGGCCACCCGGAGGTCGCGGCGGTGTTCCGGGCGTGCCGCTCGGACATCGGCCCGGCCGTCGAACGGCGGTGTGACACGGCATCCGCCGTCGCCGACGCGGTCATGGCGCGGCCCGGCCTGACGCTGTGGGACCGGCCCGCGCTGGCCACCGTGGTGTTCCGCCCGGCGGACGCCACCGACGAGGTGGTCGCGGACCTGGCCGGCGGCGGACTCGAAACGACCACTGTGGACGGTCGGTTGTGGCTGCGGATCACGGTGACCGACCGGCCGCTGCGGGACTACCTGGAGTTGCTTGAGCCGGACCACGTCAAGGTGATGCGAACAACCCCGAATGACCGATGA
- a CDS encoding cupin domain-containing protein, protein MAPLEVSQFLGSVQGQSHHRFPGTAGRFSSLLPWSTLNTVLRQHRLDFPRLRLALDGDVVPAHTYTEMVTPKRGPQIPKLLSAPLTEHLRNGATLVLDAVQELVDPVSGLAARLEHDLRERVQVNMYAGWGKTHGFDVHWDDHDAFILQISGRKRWRIHGVTRPSPLHRDVEPPQQPPAEPIAEFVLEDGDALYVPRGHWHDVSAIGEQSLHLTIGFNPATGVDLVTWLADQLRVDERFRRDLPRFGTESARHAHAAELKAGIEALLTPDVVDRFLTDRDAHGPAYTGIGLPWAATPDVLPPQDTVSVRLLTPRAVLQHQDSTVTLLAAGSRFTFGAAAGPVLSALLSGTSTPVETLVERAGPALDRGTVRALLGELITQGLLAVA, encoded by the coding sequence GTGGCACCGCTCGAGGTCAGCCAGTTCCTCGGTTCGGTGCAAGGCCAGTCCCACCACCGGTTCCCCGGAACCGCGGGCCGGTTCTCCTCGCTGCTGCCGTGGTCGACGCTCAACACGGTGCTGCGCCAGCACCGCCTCGACTTCCCGCGGCTGCGGCTCGCCTTGGACGGTGACGTGGTTCCCGCTCACACGTACACCGAGATGGTGACGCCCAAACGCGGCCCGCAGATCCCGAAACTGCTGTCCGCGCCGCTCACCGAGCACCTGCGCAACGGCGCCACGCTGGTGCTCGACGCCGTGCAGGAACTCGTCGACCCGGTGTCCGGCCTGGCCGCCCGGCTGGAACACGACCTGCGGGAACGCGTGCAGGTGAACATGTACGCGGGCTGGGGCAAGACGCACGGCTTCGACGTGCACTGGGACGACCACGACGCGTTCATCCTGCAGATCTCCGGCCGCAAACGCTGGCGGATCCACGGCGTGACGCGGCCGTCGCCGCTGCACAGGGACGTCGAACCGCCGCAGCAGCCGCCTGCCGAGCCGATCGCGGAGTTCGTGCTGGAGGACGGCGACGCGTTGTACGTGCCGCGCGGCCATTGGCACGACGTGTCCGCCATCGGTGAGCAGTCGCTGCACCTGACCATCGGTTTCAACCCGGCGACCGGCGTCGACCTGGTCACCTGGCTGGCCGATCAGCTGCGTGTGGACGAGCGGTTCCGGCGTGACCTGCCCCGGTTCGGCACGGAGTCGGCGCGGCACGCGCACGCCGCCGAGCTCAAGGCCGGGATCGAGGCGCTGCTCACCCCGGATGTGGTCGACCGGTTCCTCACCGACCGTGACGCGCACGGCCCGGCGTACACCGGGATCGGCCTGCCGTGGGCTGCGACGCCGGACGTTCTGCCGCCCCAGGACACCGTGTCCGTCCGGCTGCTGACGCCCCGGGCGGTCCTGCAGCACCAGGATTCGACAGTGACACTTCTCGCAGCCGGTAGCAGGTTTACTTTCGGCGCGGCCGCGGGGCCGGTGCTGTCCGCCCTGCTCAGCGGGACGTCCACGCCGGTCGAGACGTTGGTGGAGAGGGCCGGACCGGCCCTGGACCGGGGGACTGTCCGGGCACTCCTCGGCGAGTTGATCACCCAGGGGCTGCTCGCGGTGGCTTAG
- a CDS encoding sucrase ferredoxin, with protein sequence MTAQLSGAAAPAGKLPGCAVVARMLGGSPAGTAAHMRAWLLIEFPGPWPSDALEQALDEAFPADRREYLEQLRAKGLRPLLIRQPGRHTREPNLAGRRVFVGGTSGPAGHWMESFRINDLSDLADLDLDAIVDGRGGIGKPYQGPMFLVCTHGTKDMCCALLGRPLAASLGATYPGRAWEVSHVGGDRWAGNLLVVPDGFLHGQLDPDEAHAVVKASLAGQVHPEHLRGRTAAETQWAQYAEIALRKHTGLRGTDDVVAVSEHPVETDLESEARVVNVRAGRQQYDVTISRRAVIGRGPSRCNAMVAPGGYITENIALRTSP encoded by the coding sequence ATGACCGCCCAGCTCTCTGGCGCCGCAGCTCCCGCCGGGAAGCTGCCGGGCTGCGCCGTGGTGGCGCGGATGCTCGGTGGCAGCCCAGCGGGAACAGCCGCCCACATGCGGGCGTGGCTGTTGATCGAGTTCCCCGGCCCGTGGCCGTCCGACGCTCTGGAACAGGCCCTTGACGAGGCCTTTCCCGCCGATCGCCGGGAGTACCTCGAACAGCTGCGGGCGAAGGGCCTGCGTCCGCTGCTGATCCGCCAGCCCGGCAGGCACACCCGTGAGCCGAACCTGGCCGGCCGCCGCGTGTTCGTCGGCGGAACCTCGGGCCCGGCAGGCCACTGGATGGAATCCTTTCGGATCAACGACCTCAGCGACCTCGCCGACCTGGACCTCGACGCGATCGTCGACGGTCGCGGCGGGATCGGCAAGCCGTACCAGGGCCCCATGTTCCTCGTCTGCACCCACGGCACCAAGGACATGTGCTGCGCGCTGCTCGGCAGGCCGTTGGCCGCCTCGCTCGGCGCGACGTACCCGGGCCGCGCGTGGGAGGTCAGCCATGTCGGCGGTGACCGCTGGGCGGGCAATCTTCTGGTCGTGCCGGACGGTTTCCTGCACGGACAACTCGATCCCGACGAGGCGCACGCCGTCGTCAAGGCCTCGCTCGCCGGCCAGGTCCACCCCGAACACCTGCGTGGCCGCACGGCCGCGGAAACCCAATGGGCTCAGTACGCCGAGATCGCTCTGCGCAAGCACACCGGCTTGCGGGGCACCGACGACGTGGTCGCCGTTTCCGAACACCCCGTGGAAACCGACCTCGAGTCCGAGGCGCGCGTGGTCAACGTCCGCGCGGGCCGGCAGCAGTACGACGTCACGATCTCGCGGCGCGCCGTGATCGGCCGCGGCCCGAGTCGCTGCAACGCGATGGTCGCCCCCGGTGGTTACATCACCGAGAACATCGCTCTGCGAACATCACCCTGA
- a CDS encoding acyl-CoA dehydrogenase family protein, whose amino-acid sequence MSDPFRTPEREALRQTVRRFMATDVLPHQDEWERAGELPRDLHRKAGELGLLGVAFPEQAGGGGGDYLDALTIAEELLYAGAAGGLIASLLTCGIAVPHIISAGDAGQIERWARPTLAGELIGSLAVTEPGGGSDVANISTTAKRDGDDYIVNGAKTFITSGCRADFVTTVVRTGEPGAHGISLLVVERDTPGFTVSRRLDKMGWLCSDTAELSYVDCRVPARNLVGAENSGFIQVAQHFVTERLSLAVQAYAAAQRALDLTLAWARLRETFGRPLISRQLVQHTLTDMARKIDVARTYTRSIAVKYLAGEDVIAEACFAKNTAVETGEWVVDKAVQLHGGIGYMREAEVERQYRDMRILGIGGGTTEILTGLAAKRLGYTS is encoded by the coding sequence ATCAGCGATCCCTTCCGCACGCCCGAACGCGAGGCGCTCAGGCAGACCGTGCGCCGGTTCATGGCGACCGACGTGCTCCCCCATCAGGATGAGTGGGAACGAGCCGGTGAGCTCCCGCGCGACCTGCACCGCAAGGCAGGCGAGCTGGGCCTGCTCGGTGTCGCGTTCCCCGAACAGGCGGGCGGGGGTGGCGGCGACTACCTCGACGCGCTGACCATCGCCGAGGAACTGCTGTACGCCGGAGCCGCCGGTGGGCTGATCGCGTCCCTGCTGACCTGCGGGATCGCGGTGCCGCACATCATCTCGGCAGGCGACGCCGGCCAGATCGAACGCTGGGCCCGCCCCACGCTGGCCGGTGAGCTGATCGGGTCGCTCGCCGTGACCGAGCCGGGCGGCGGCTCAGACGTCGCCAACATCTCCACCACCGCGAAACGCGACGGCGACGACTACATCGTCAACGGTGCCAAGACGTTCATCACCTCCGGCTGCCGGGCGGACTTCGTCACCACCGTGGTGCGGACCGGCGAACCGGGCGCGCACGGCATCTCGTTGCTTGTCGTCGAGCGCGACACCCCGGGGTTCACGGTCTCGCGCAGGCTGGACAAGATGGGCTGGCTCTGCTCCGACACCGCCGAGTTGTCCTATGTGGATTGCCGAGTGCCCGCCCGCAACCTCGTCGGCGCCGAGAACAGCGGGTTCATCCAGGTCGCGCAGCACTTCGTCACCGAACGGCTTTCGCTGGCGGTCCAGGCGTACGCGGCCGCCCAGCGGGCGTTGGACCTGACGCTGGCCTGGGCGCGGCTGCGCGAGACGTTCGGCCGTCCGCTGATCTCCCGGCAGCTCGTGCAGCACACCCTGACCGACATGGCCCGCAAGATCGACGTGGCCCGCACGTACACCCGCAGCATCGCCGTGAAGTACCTCGCCGGCGAGGACGTGATCGCCGAAGCGTGTTTCGCCAAGAACACCGCGGTCGAGACAGGCGAATGGGTGGTCGACAAGGCGGTCCAGCTGCACGGCGGCATCGGCTACATGCGCGAGGCCGAGGTCGAGCGGCAGTACAGGGACATGCGGATCCTCGGGATCGGCGGAGGCACCACCGAGATCCTCACCGGCTTGGCCGCGAAACGATTGGGATACACGTCATGA
- a CDS encoding acyl-CoA dehydrogenase family protein, translating into MSFVESEERLALRKAVSDLGKRYGHDYYVKKAREGGHTTELWQEAGKLGYLGVNVPEQYGGGGGGIGDLAAVCEELSASGCPLLMMVVSPAICATIIARFGTDAQKQEWLPRFADGSVVMAFGITEPDAGSNSHKIVTTGRRDGGDWVLSGQKVFISGVDGADAVLVVGRTEDAKTGRLKPALYIVPTDAKGFTYQKIDMEMVSPDRQFTLFLDDVRLPSDALVGSEDAALAQLFAGLNPERIMAASFSTGIGRLAMAKATEYAKTRSVWGQPIGAHQGLAHPLAESHINIELARLMTQKAAALYDSGNDMAAGEAANMAKYAAAEAAAKAADQALHTHGGNGMASEFGLGGLVLASRVGRIAPVSREMILNFVAQHSLGLPKSY; encoded by the coding sequence ATGAGCTTTGTTGAGTCCGAAGAGCGGCTGGCACTGCGCAAGGCGGTGTCCGACCTCGGCAAGCGGTACGGCCACGACTACTACGTCAAGAAGGCCCGTGAAGGCGGGCACACCACCGAGCTGTGGCAGGAAGCCGGGAAGCTCGGCTACCTGGGCGTGAACGTGCCGGAGCAGTACGGCGGCGGTGGCGGCGGCATCGGTGACCTGGCCGCGGTGTGCGAGGAACTGTCCGCCTCCGGGTGCCCGCTGCTGATGATGGTGGTGTCCCCGGCGATCTGCGCGACGATCATCGCCCGGTTCGGAACCGACGCGCAGAAGCAGGAGTGGTTGCCGCGCTTCGCCGACGGCAGCGTGGTGATGGCGTTCGGCATCACCGAACCGGACGCGGGCTCGAACTCGCACAAGATCGTCACCACCGGCCGCCGCGACGGCGGCGACTGGGTGCTGTCCGGCCAGAAGGTGTTCATCTCCGGGGTGGACGGCGCCGACGCGGTGCTCGTCGTCGGCCGCACCGAGGACGCGAAGACCGGCAGGCTCAAGCCCGCGCTCTACATCGTGCCCACGGACGCGAAGGGCTTCACGTACCAGAAGATCGACATGGAGATGGTCTCGCCGGACCGGCAGTTCACGCTGTTCCTCGACGACGTGCGGCTGCCGTCAGACGCGCTGGTCGGCTCCGAGGACGCGGCGCTGGCGCAGCTGTTCGCGGGCCTGAACCCGGAGCGGATCATGGCGGCGTCGTTCTCGACCGGCATCGGCAGGCTCGCCATGGCCAAGGCCACCGAGTACGCCAAGACCAGGAGCGTCTGGGGACAGCCGATCGGTGCTCACCAGGGCCTGGCGCATCCGCTGGCCGAGTCGCACATCAACATCGAACTGGCCCGGCTGATGACGCAGAAAGCCGCCGCGCTCTACGACTCGGGCAACGACATGGCCGCCGGTGAAGCCGCCAACATGGCCAAGTACGCTGCCGCCGAGGCCGCCGCGAAGGCCGCTGACCAGGCGTTGCACACGCACGGCGGCAACGGTATGGCCAGCGAGTTCGGCCTCGGTGGACTGGTGCTCGCTTCGCGGGTGGGCCGGATCGCGCCGGTCAGCCGTGAGATGATCCTGAACTTCGTCGCCCAGCACTCGCTGGGGTTGCCGAAGTCCTACTAG
- a CDS encoding TetR/AcrR family transcriptional regulator: MRQPQQDRSRATRQRLLESAIEALAELGWAGSTVAVVAERAGVSRGAAQHHFPTREDLFAAAVGFVGDARRLWTREHSIDLPTGPERTRAVVDLIVRLYTGPLFRAALHMWVAATSDPQLRESVVTLEAHLGRETHKLALELLGADESTPGVREIVQATLDMARGLGLANLLTDDSKRRAGIIDRWAEILDTALRTGVKA, from the coding sequence GTGCGTCAGCCGCAACAGGACCGCAGCCGCGCCACCCGGCAGCGGCTGCTCGAGTCCGCCATCGAGGCACTGGCCGAACTGGGCTGGGCCGGGAGCACGGTCGCGGTTGTCGCCGAACGGGCCGGTGTGTCCAGGGGCGCGGCTCAGCACCACTTCCCGACCAGGGAGGACCTGTTCGCCGCTGCCGTCGGGTTCGTCGGTGACGCCCGGCGGCTGTGGACGCGGGAGCACAGCATCGACCTGCCGACCGGTCCGGAGCGGACCCGGGCGGTCGTAGACTTGATCGTGCGGTTGTACACAGGGCCGCTTTTCCGTGCGGCACTGCACATGTGGGTCGCGGCGACGTCCGATCCGCAGTTGCGCGAGTCCGTGGTGACGCTGGAAGCCCACCTCGGTCGCGAAACGCACAAGCTCGCGCTGGAACTGCTCGGCGCGGACGAGAGCACGCCGGGCGTCCGGGAAATCGTCCAGGCCACGTTGGACATGGCCCGTGGCTTGGGTTTGGCGAACCTGCTGACCGACGACAGCAAGCGGCGGGCGGGGATCATCGACCGGTGGGCCGAGATCCTCGACACCGCACTGCGGACCGGAGTGAAGGCGTGA
- a CDS encoding S1 RNA-binding domain-containing protein, with translation MTEPFAPYVAAQRDGTVLTGHVVSEMPFGVFVELAPEIHGLLVGAKLPEGTEVQVKVLDVDVEKQRMSLTQA, from the coding sequence ATGACGGAACCCTTCGCACCGTACGTCGCCGCGCAGCGCGACGGCACAGTCCTGACCGGACACGTGGTGAGCGAGATGCCGTTCGGCGTTTTCGTGGAACTGGCACCGGAAATCCACGGTCTGCTGGTCGGCGCCAAGCTGCCGGAAGGCACCGAGGTCCAGGTGAAGGTCCTGGACGTCGACGTCGAGAAGCAGCGGATGAGCCTCACCCAGGCGTGA
- a CDS encoding cytochrome P450, translating into MTTTHVPGATRFDEWLLNKSWRSSELTNVPNGSGLKAVPGDGGIPLVGHSLEALRLGLDFGLKRYETYGPVSWMNAFGVRMVMVTGGDATQVVMTNKDKVFSQKGWEYFIGPFFRRGLMLLDFDEHMFHRRLMQQAFTRQRLTGYLGHVASAAAGGVKSWQPGKLLMYPALKQLTLDIAGSVFMAAALGKEKDALNKAFVDTVRAGTSLIRFPVPGGRWNAGLRGRQVLEDFFRRTIPAKRASDSDDLFAGLCHARTDDGSAFSDDDVVNHMIFLMMAAHDTTTITTTTATYYLAKHPEWQDRVREECVKAGPGPLDIDALEGLTNLEMVIKESLRLVAPVPSLARRTVRDTEILGHYVPANTMVSLTPWVTQMLPELWPNPARFDPERFSSERKEDKVHRYAWLPFGGGAHKCIGLHFGMLEVKTLLHQLLTHHQWSVPEDYEVRWDTTALPAPSDGLPIALKR; encoded by the coding sequence GTGACAACGACGCACGTGCCCGGCGCGACGAGGTTTGACGAGTGGCTGCTCAACAAAAGCTGGCGCAGCAGCGAGTTGACGAACGTGCCGAACGGCTCCGGTCTGAAAGCCGTGCCGGGCGACGGCGGCATACCGCTGGTCGGGCACTCGCTTGAGGCGCTGCGGCTCGGCCTGGACTTCGGCCTGAAGCGCTACGAGACGTACGGCCCGGTCTCCTGGATGAACGCGTTCGGCGTGCGGATGGTCATGGTCACGGGCGGCGACGCAACCCAGGTCGTGATGACCAACAAGGACAAGGTGTTCTCCCAGAAGGGCTGGGAGTACTTCATCGGGCCGTTCTTCCGGCGCGGCCTGATGCTGCTCGACTTCGACGAGCACATGTTCCACCGCAGGCTGATGCAGCAGGCGTTCACCCGGCAGCGGTTGACCGGCTACCTCGGCCACGTGGCGTCGGCGGCGGCAGGCGGCGTGAAGTCGTGGCAGCCGGGGAAACTGCTGATGTACCCGGCGCTGAAGCAGCTGACGCTGGACATCGCCGGAAGCGTGTTCATGGCCGCGGCGCTCGGCAAGGAGAAAGACGCGCTGAACAAGGCGTTCGTCGACACCGTCCGGGCGGGGACGTCCCTGATCCGCTTCCCGGTGCCCGGTGGGCGGTGGAACGCGGGCCTGCGCGGCAGGCAGGTCCTGGAGGACTTCTTCCGCCGCACGATCCCGGCCAAGCGGGCGAGCGACTCCGACGACCTGTTCGCGGGGCTGTGCCACGCCAGGACGGACGACGGTTCGGCGTTCAGCGACGACGACGTCGTCAACCACATGATCTTCCTGATGATGGCGGCGCACGACACGACCACCATCACGACGACGACGGCCACCTACTACCTGGCCAAGCACCCGGAATGGCAGGACCGCGTCCGCGAGGAGTGCGTCAAGGCGGGCCCCGGACCGCTGGACATCGACGCGCTGGAGGGCCTGACGAACCTGGAGATGGTGATCAAGGAGTCGCTGCGGCTGGTCGCCCCGGTCCCCTCACTGGCCCGCAGAACCGTGCGGGACACCGAGATCCTCGGCCACTACGTCCCGGCGAACACGATGGTCTCGCTGACCCCGTGGGTCACGCAGATGCTGCCCGAGCTCTGGCCCAACCCGGCCCGCTTCGACCCGGAACGCTTCAGCTCGGAACGAAAGGAGGACAAGGTCCACCGCTACGCCTGGCTGCCCTTCGGCGGCGGGGCGCACAAGTGCATCGGACTGCACTTCGGCATGCTGGAAGTGAAGACGCTGCTGCACCAACTGCTCACGCACCACCAGTGGTCGGTCCCGGAGGACTACGAGGTCCGTTGGGACACAACAGCTCTCCCGGCTCCGTCGGACGGCCTGCCGATCGCGCTGAAGCGCTGA